The genomic segment AATTTCTAGAGCTAAAATCTAGTGTTTTAGGAAAATATCCAGCTTTAAAGACCTATTTTGATAGATATGGCAAAGAGAATAAGAATAGCCTTCAGGTCAGAGGTGAAATCCAATCTGCGCTCATTAAGCTATTAATTCCAGAAGCAAAGCAGGATAAAGGCTTTTCTGCTTGGGATAGTAAAAAAGCTAGATATATTCGGAATGATTTATCCCATAATTTAGGGGGCATTTCAGAGAAAGATTTATACAATGCCTGGGGACAAGAGATTAATCAGCCAGATCAATGGCAAGACCGAATTTTACAGTGTCTTAATTTAATTACAGGAGAACACTTTGCCACATTTAACAATGCTAGCTTTTTTCCCTGGATTCATCATGCGTTGAAAGCAGAAGTTAAAAATTATCAAATCTAATACATTGCAATAAGTCTCGTTCTTTGTATGACCAAAATTCTCCTGATCACTGTGGGTGGTTCCCATCAGCCCGTAGTTACCTCCGTTCAATCCCTCAATCCAGACCGCACCATTTTTATTTGCTCCAATGGCAGACGGGGCAGCATTTCCCAGGTAACTGGGGAGGGGAGACCATGTGAAGTCAGACGTGGGAGCGAAGTGCTCGAAGAATTACCCAACATTCCCACTCAAATCAATCTAGGCGACAAATTTAATCCTGAAACCGACGTAATCGCCTTAGATAATCCCGATGATGTGTCCAGCATTTACCTCAAGATTAGTGATTGCATTCACACCCTCAAGCAAACCGATCCAAAAGCAACCCTGTTAGCAGACTATACCGGTGGCACTAAAAGTATGTCCGTTGCCTTGGCCCTGGCCGCCCTTGATGAGGAATGTGAACTCCATTTAACTACTGCCTCCCGTACTGACCTAATTCGGGTAACCCGAGGCGAAACCGTTCGTCGGGCGGCCACCAGCGATTTAACTGTGCGGCGGTTATTAACTCAGGAAATTCCCACCCTCCTCGCCCAATATAACTACCCAGCGGCGATCGCCGAATTAGAAGCCTGTTTGCGGGATTTAGCCATTAGTGACCCCCAACCCGTCGAGGATTATTTGCGGCTGTGTAAGGGTCTGAACCATTGGGACTGTTTTGACCACGAAGAAGCCTGGTATGATTTGGAGCCCTTCATGAATCAGGCCCCCCTCCGTCCCCTATTGCTGTACTTAAAACGGGTGATGGGCAGTCGTCAGGCGATCGCCCCGGCCATGAATACAGCATTCAATGCCCCAGATCAGATTCCCGGCCATGGTTACGAACTGGTGGAAGATTTATTGTTCAATGCGGAAAGACGAGCCGCCTTAGACCGCTATGATGATGCGGTGGGGCGTTTATATCGGGCCTTGGAACTGTTAGCCCAAACTCATCTGTGGTTACGGTATCAGGTTAAAACCGGCGATGTGGATGTTGAGCAGATTCCCCTAGCGTTACGGGATCAGGTGCAGGCTCTAAAAAGTCGGGACGGCAAAATCCAACTAGCACTGCGGAACAGTTACGAATTGCTTAAACAATGGCCAACAGACCCCTTGGGCGCGATTTATCAACCCGCCGCCGAACGACTCTTTGATCAATTACAAGTACGAAACTACTCTATTTTAGCCCACGGGTTACGCCCCGTCACTGCCACTGATTATAAACAGCGCTTCCAAGCTGTGATTATTCCCTTCATAGAAGCCGGACTCAAAGCAATCATTGGTAATCAATCTAGGTTTGATCCCGTGCAATTTCCTACCCAAATTACCATCAATAAATATAATGCTTGAGGTAAACAAATAAAGGAACTAGGGTGGAGGGCATTTATTCTAGAAATTGCTGACAAGTTTACAATACTGAAAAAACTTTTAGGTTGATAAAGTAACATCGTACTGACTAAATTTACTGTCCTGGGAGATGAGAGTTAATTCTTCCGTCTGGGCTTGGACAATGAGCATCCGGTCAAAGGGGTCTTTGTGATATTCGGGTAAATTGGCGATCGCCAAGCTATGTTCTGCGGTGATATCTAGTACCCGAAAATTGTTGGCCTTGAGAACGGCAAGTAAGTTATCTGGAGTCGATAATTTCCCTAACGATTTTTTGATCGACATTTCCCAAATGCTGGCGGCACTAACAAAGACAAAGTATTCGGGGTTGGTAATCACTGCTCGCTCATTAGGAGTTAAACGACGGTCATTGCCGAGCCACCACAGCAGAATATGAGTATCTAACAAAAGTTTCATATTTCGTC from the Synechocystis sp. PCC 7338 genome contains:
- a CDS encoding TIGR02710 family CRISPR-associated CARF protein — encoded protein: MTKILLITVGGSHQPVVTSVQSLNPDRTIFICSNGRRGSISQVTGEGRPCEVRRGSEVLEELPNIPTQINLGDKFNPETDVIALDNPDDVSSIYLKISDCIHTLKQTDPKATLLADYTGGTKSMSVALALAALDEECELHLTTASRTDLIRVTRGETVRRAATSDLTVRRLLTQEIPTLLAQYNYPAAIAELEACLRDLAISDPQPVEDYLRLCKGLNHWDCFDHEEAWYDLEPFMNQAPLRPLLLYLKRVMGSRQAIAPAMNTAFNAPDQIPGHGYELVEDLLFNAERRAALDRYDDAVGRLYRALELLAQTHLWLRYQVKTGDVDVEQIPLALRDQVQALKSRDGKIQLALRNSYELLKQWPTDPLGAIYQPAAERLFDQLQVRNYSILAHGLRPVTATDYKQRFQAVIIPFIEAGLKAIIGNQSRFDPVQFPTQITINKYNA
- a CDS encoding type II toxin-antitoxin system VapC family toxin, with the protein product MKLLLDTHILLWWLGNDRRLTPNERAVITNPEYFVFVSAASIWEMSIKKSLGKLSTPDNLLAVLKANNFRVLDITAEHSLAIANLPEYHKDPFDRMLIVQAQTEELTLISQDSKFSQYDVTLST